In methanogenic archaeon ISO4-H5, the following are encoded in one genomic region:
- a CDS encoding integrase catalytic subunit, with amino-acid sequence MQKTLSHHEKQRLKKIALTERKRALVLERFCFENGRSDKERSSLRDIGKKFGYSHTHIRSLRNRFLKAKHYHRFGVPYTKYTKIEGYTKMLAPKRPGPAKGQYTPKRDEIRDAVIETKQAYMKLGAAKIGKISGVNASHPTVHAVLREAGFENVTMRIGKVYKSFEMPHANDMWQIDYVELGTDRTTGRKVEFLSVIDDKSRRMLSHTVDVYATTDNVLRILEECIEEYGTPRAILSDHGTQWAANNGGDTRFDEWCESKGIRHVMGGVRKPTTQGKVERWHGSIRREANLPGEATLEEYDALMSQYIEFYNETRPHWALDLKTPSSVFCEDR; translated from the coding sequence ATGCAAAAAACCCTAAGTCATCATGAGAAACAAAGGTTAAAAAAGATAGCCTTGACCGAGCGGAAAAGAGCCCTCGTTTTGGAGAGGTTCTGCTTTGAAAATGGGCGTTCCGATAAGGAACGCTCCTCGCTGAGGGATATCGGAAAGAAATTCGGATATTCCCACACGCACATCCGTTCCCTTCGCAACCGTTTCCTGAAGGCAAAGCATTACCACAGATTCGGAGTGCCCTACACCAAATACACCAAGATCGAGGGCTACACGAAAATGCTGGCCCCGAAACGCCCGGGGCCGGCAAAAGGACAGTACACTCCGAAACGCGATGAAATCAGGGACGCTGTGATCGAAACGAAGCAAGCCTACATGAAACTGGGTGCCGCCAAGATCGGCAAGATCTCGGGTGTCAATGCATCCCATCCCACAGTACATGCGGTGCTCCGGGAAGCGGGATTCGAGAATGTCACGATGCGCATCGGGAAGGTCTACAAATCCTTCGAGATGCCACATGCCAACGACATGTGGCAGATCGACTACGTGGAGCTGGGAACAGACAGAACTACAGGCAGAAAGGTAGAGTTCCTGTCGGTCATAGACGACAAGTCACGCAGGATGCTGTCTCATACCGTCGACGTGTATGCGACGACGGATAACGTTCTCAGGATACTGGAAGAATGCATAGAGGAATACGGTACACCCAGAGCCATACTTTCGGATCATGGTACCCAATGGGCTGCCAATAACGGAGGGGATACGAGATTCGACGAGTGGTGCGAATCCAAAGGTATCCGTCATGTTATGGGTGGCGTACGCAAACCGACGACCCAAGGCAAGGTGGAACGCTGGCACGGGTCGATTCGCCGCGAGGCGAATCTTCCCGGAGAAGCAACCCTGGAGGAATATGACGCACTCATGAGCCAGTATATCGAATTCTACAACGAAACACGCCCGCATTGGGCATTGGATCTGAAGACTCCTTCTTCCGTATTCTGTGAAGACAGATAG
- a CDS encoding adhesin-like protein, with protein sequence MALAIAVVSMMVLSGVFLLNSSESSAETQSVTYYPNGATGEAITIPYKGIVATEYNPLYWKNTADALTTNWIAPRESHNYGGNVGTMTVNMVFAGWSTKEETPTSADDLIAPGDVIPDTVTKLWAYWAFPDIFRVGSQYQEYATAIANTQPTPVALGGTELADRMYTTQYAISGTLNFGSNSGYAKLSTGSYRSLGIYDGTGTLSTFRLSGPNNTNGNAVAQGNVVIDNVIMTSIAAKTNHGYADNVGLYANAHKMILGANIQNNYGTNALAAPQLYGGGNGTTTGTAYANKAVVSKDDELNGMKFNMGSFVIVHSGTYYSMFAGGRLAMGDSSTPLSTYLVIKKATVLDTVGGGNATDSGSNPIYGSTTYNTQIDQYQGGTFVYAIGLYTLGDSWAAGITGYDQPVTTKEGANFQGGCSVNNVNGATHVFVSGNSSVWDVQGGGRAGTSKCAFTYVEISGNAEVRHAACGLVTDGTGSANTSAKGTKMMVVDNPRISMLFGAGYDTWTNPTASNMSQGKTIEVDIRGGTIGFVYGGGYRGTVGSSGNDLNVSVNISGGDVLFDVFGGGRGGVDKMLRTTSGKDPSGNGYTNSTGQSVIYGDVSVNISGGHIHGNVYAGGESVPKLTRYYGTQFTNNENTMNVAQVFGTTSVTINGNAVIDGSVYGSGKGIGVDGTTIDGTFVSVDGKTVVTDYYTKNLVLSKSTMFOKEDLFPEEVIOLEI encoded by the coding sequence ATGGCATTGGCAATCGCCGTGGTCTCGATGATGGTCCTTTCCGGAGTTTTCCTCCTGAACTCCTCCGAGTCCTCGGCAGAGACCCAATCGGTCACCTACTACCCGAACGGAGCCACGGGAGAGGCAATCACGATTCCCTACAAAGGTATCGTCGCCACCGAATACAACCCGCTATATTGGAAGAACACCGCCGACGCGCTTACCACCAATTGGATTGCCCCAAGGGAATCCCATAACTACGGTGGAAATGTCGGCACCATGACCGTCAATATGGTTTTCGCGGGATGGTCCACTAAAGAAGAAACTCCCACCTCGGCCGACGATCTCATCGCACCGGGAGATGTCATCCCTGATACGGTGACCAAACTCTGGGCATACTGGGCATTTCCGGATATCTTCCGCGTGGGAAGCCAGTACCAAGAATATGCTACAGCCATCGCCAACACGCAGCCTACCCCTGTTGCATTAGGTGGCACGGAATTAGCAGACCGTATGTACACTACCCAGTACGCCATCTCCGGAACACTCAACTTCGGTTCCAATAGTGGGTATGCGAAACTGAGCACGGGTTCGTACCGTTCCCTCGGTATTTATGACGGAACCGGAACCCTCAGTACATTCCGTCTTTCAGGCCCTAACAACACCAACGGTAACGCAGTCGCACAGGGCAATGTGGTAATTGACAATGTGATCATGACAAGCATAGCAGCAAAAACCAACCACGGTTACGCAGATAACGTGGGTCTCTATGCTAACGCTCATAAGATGATTCTCGGTGCCAATATCCAGAACAACTACGGAACCAACGCTTTAGCGGCTCCGCAGCTGTATGGAGGAGGAAACGGTACCACCACGGGAACCGCATATGCAAACAAAGCAGTAGTATCCAAGGATGACGAACTCAATGGAATGAAATTCAACATGGGTTCGTTCGTCATCGTACACAGCGGTACCTACTACAGCATGTTCGCGGGAGGAAGGCTCGCTATGGGTGATTCCTCCACCCCTCTCTCCACCTACCTCGTCATCAAGAAGGCCACCGTCCTCGACACAGTCGGAGGAGGAAACGCCACCGACAGTGGCAGTAACCCAATCTACGGATCCACCACGTACAACACCCAGATTGACCAGTACCAGGGAGGAACCTTCGTCTACGCCATCGGGCTGTATACTCTCGGAGACAGCTGGGCCGCAGGAATCACAGGATACGATCAACCTGTTACCACCAAAGAGGGTGCCAACTTCCAGGGCGGATGTTCTGTCAACAACGTCAACGGAGCCACTCATGTCTTCGTCAGCGGAAACTCCTCCGTATGGGATGTCCAGGGAGGAGGCAGAGCTGGAACCAGTAAGTGTGCCTTCACCTATGTCGAGATCTCCGGAAATGCGGAAGTCAGGCACGCAGCCTGCGGTCTGGTCACTGATGGTACAGGAAGTGCCAACACCAGTGCCAAGGGTACCAAGATGATGGTCGTCGACAACCCCAGGATCTCCATGCTCTTCGGAGCAGGATACGACACCTGGACCAACCCCACCGCATCCAACATGTCTCAGGGTAAGACCATCGAGGTCGACATCCGCGGAGGTACCATCGGATTCGTCTACGGAGGAGGTTACAGAGGAACCGTCGGTTCCTCCGGAAACGACCTCAATGTCTCCGTGAACATCTCCGGCGGAGATGTCCTCTTCGATGTGTTCGGAGGAGGAAGAGGCGGTGTCGACAAGATGCTACGCACCACCAGCGGAAAGGACCCCAGCGGAAACGGTTACACCAACTCCACCGGACAGTCCGTCATCTACGGTGACGTCTCCGTGAACATCTCCGGAGGACACATCCACGGTAACGTCTACGCAGGAGGAGAATCAGTCCCCAAACTCACCCGCTACTACGGAACCCAGTTCACCAACAATGAGAACACGATGAACGTCGCCCAGGTGTTCGGAACCACTTCCGTGACGATCAACGGTAATGCAGTAATCGACGGAAGCGTCTACGGATCCGGAAAGGGAATCGGCGTGGACGGAACCACCATCGACGGAACCTTCGTCTCCGTCGACGGAAAGACTGTCGTCACCGACTACTACACCAAGAACCTTGTGCTTTCCAAATCCACCATGTTTTAGAAAGAGGATTTGTTTCCAGAAGAAGTGATTTAGTTGGAAATATAA
- a CDS encoding argininosuccinate lyase ArgH gives MDEGTLKFTSSLDVDGRMAFYDIMGSLAHVRMLKARKIIPEEDADAITGGLRKLAASLKGGNFEMDYSLEDIHTNIEVKLTDIIGPAGGKLHTGRSRNDQVATDFKMYLRDAALNTVDAVDRLIASLQDVAKDHRETVLPGFTHMQHAQPVTLAQHMLAHAFRLGRDADRFMDAVERMNKCPLGSAALAGTTYPIDRKMTADLLGFKDPTENSMDTVGSRDYVTELAFDASMVAISLSSLCEELVLWNSQEFGFVTMDDRYSTGSSIMPQKKNPDICELTRGKTGSVIGALMTMLVTTKSLPLAYNRDLQEDKKPVMDSLETVRDCANIMAKVVATMKINDSNMLEATKKGFINATDLADYLVTKGVPFREAHGIVGEAVRFCEANRLSLDDLTLEQFKGYSPLIEEDVFGAISVKACVERRDSYGGTSPASTDVQLALSLQDLFDRETAVRQKDMLFQNCWDVLLNQ, from the coding sequence ATGGACGAGGGTACCCTCAAGTTCACCTCCTCCCTCGACGTCGACGGCAGGATGGCATTCTATGACATCATGGGCTCCCTCGCCCACGTACGCATGCTGAAAGCCCGCAAGATCATCCCCGAGGAGGATGCTGACGCCATCACCGGAGGGCTCCGTAAGCTGGCGGCTTCCCTCAAAGGCGGAAACTTCGAGATGGACTACTCTCTGGAGGACATCCACACCAACATCGAGGTGAAACTCACCGATATCATCGGTCCCGCCGGAGGCAAACTGCACACCGGCAGGAGCAGGAACGACCAGGTGGCCACCGACTTCAAGATGTATCTCAGGGATGCAGCACTCAACACCGTGGATGCGGTCGACAGGCTCATCGCCTCCCTGCAGGATGTCGCCAAGGATCACCGCGAGACCGTCCTGCCCGGCTTCACCCACATGCAGCACGCCCAGCCCGTCACCCTCGCACAGCACATGCTGGCACATGCGTTCAGACTGGGCCGCGACGCCGACCGTTTCATGGACGCCGTCGAGAGGATGAACAAGTGTCCCCTGGGCTCCGCGGCCCTCGCCGGCACTACCTATCCCATCGACAGAAAGATGACCGCCGACCTCCTCGGATTCAAGGATCCCACCGAGAACTCCATGGACACCGTCGGTTCCAGGGACTATGTCACCGAACTTGCCTTCGATGCATCCATGGTGGCCATCAGCCTCTCCTCCCTCTGCGAGGAACTGGTCCTGTGGAACTCGCAGGAGTTCGGTTTTGTTACCATGGACGACCGCTACTCCACCGGATCCTCCATCATGCCGCAGAAGAAGAACCCCGACATCTGCGAGCTCACAAGGGGAAAGACCGGAAGCGTCATCGGCGCCCTCATGACCATGCTGGTCACCACCAAGAGCCTGCCTCTGGCCTACAACAGAGATTTGCAGGAAGACAAGAAGCCCGTGATGGACTCCCTTGAAACAGTCAGGGACTGCGCCAACATCATGGCCAAGGTCGTCGCCACCATGAAGATCAACGACAGCAATATGCTGGAAGCCACCAAGAAGGGATTCATCAACGCCACCGACCTCGCCGACTACCTGGTCACCAAAGGAGTCCCCTTCAGGGAGGCCCACGGTATCGTCGGAGAGGCTGTCCGCTTCTGCGAAGCAAACCGCCTCAGCCTCGACGACCTGACCCTCGAGCAGTTCAAAGGGTACTCCCCGCTCATCGAAGAGGATGTGTTCGGCGCCATCTCCGTGAAGGCCTGCGTCGAGAGAAGGGACTCCTACGGAGGCACTTCCCCCGCATCCACAGATGTACAGCTGGCACTGTCGCTGCAGGACCTGTTCGACAGGGAGACCGCGGTCAGGCAGAAGGACATGCTCTTCCAGAACTGCTGGGACGTTCTTCTCAACCAGTGA
- a CDS encoding argininosuccinate synthase ArgG gives MANKTASAKTDGKRDKVVLAYSGGLDTSVDIHWLQENYDVDVVAISVDVGQPETDGEEIVARAYRNGAIRADFFDVRKEFVEEYVWPLVKANGMYQDIYPLSTAIARPLMAKTLVKIAHEEGAKYIAHGCTGKGNDQVRFDAGIKAQDPDLKIIAPQREWIATRDDEIDYAAEHGIEIKAKKSSPFSRDENLWGASCECGALENAWDEPPAGVWVHTVDPEKAPNTPTFVEIEFEKGIPVALDGKKMDGVELINKLNKIAGENGVGRIDHVEDRLVGIKSRETYECPAAVTIITAHKAIEAMTLQREVLDFKRGIEQKFTRMVYDGQWFGGLREPLNAFIDKTQEYVTGTVRMKLFKGSVTVVGRKSPTSLYDVGLATYSKDTVDTFDHKAAMGFIYVWGLPDQTAARAHQGKKQ, from the coding sequence ATGGCAAACAAAACTGCATCCGCAAAAACCGACGGAAAGCGCGACAAAGTCGTTCTCGCTTACTCCGGAGGACTCGACACCTCTGTGGACATCCACTGGCTCCAGGAGAACTACGACGTCGATGTCGTCGCTATCTCCGTCGATGTGGGACAGCCCGAGACCGACGGCGAGGAGATCGTCGCCCGCGCCTACAGGAACGGCGCCATCCGCGCCGACTTCTTCGACGTGAGGAAGGAGTTCGTCGAGGAGTACGTATGGCCCCTCGTCAAGGCCAACGGAATGTACCAGGACATCTACCCCCTCTCCACCGCCATCGCCAGGCCCCTCATGGCCAAGACCCTGGTGAAGATCGCTCACGAGGAGGGTGCCAAGTACATCGCCCACGGATGCACCGGAAAGGGAAACGACCAGGTCCGTTTCGACGCAGGTATCAAAGCACAGGACCCCGACCTCAAGATCATCGCTCCCCAGAGGGAGTGGATCGCCACCAGGGACGACGAGATCGATTACGCGGCAGAACACGGAATCGAGATCAAGGCCAAGAAGAGCAGCCCCTTCTCCAGGGACGAGAACCTCTGGGGCGCATCCTGCGAGTGCGGTGCCCTCGAGAACGCCTGGGACGAGCCTCCGGCAGGAGTCTGGGTGCACACCGTCGACCCCGAGAAAGCTCCCAACACCCCCACCTTCGTGGAGATCGAGTTCGAGAAGGGAATCCCCGTGGCTCTCGACGGAAAGAAGATGGACGGCGTCGAGCTCATCAACAAGCTGAACAAGATCGCAGGCGAGAACGGTGTCGGAAGGATCGACCACGTCGAGGACAGGCTGGTCGGAATCAAGAGCCGCGAGACCTACGAGTGCCCCGCAGCCGTCACCATCATCACCGCCCACAAGGCAATCGAGGCCATGACCCTCCAGAGGGAGGTCCTCGACTTCAAGAGGGGCATCGAGCAGAAGTTCACCAGGATGGTCTACGACGGACAGTGGTTCGGCGGACTCAGGGAACCCCTCAACGCCTTCATCGACAAGACCCAGGAGTACGTAACCGGTACCGTACGCATGAAGCTCTTCAAGGGCAGCGTCACCGTCGTCGGAAGGAAGTCCCCCACCTCGCTCTACGACGTGGGACTCGCCACCTACTCCAAGGACACCGTGGACACCTTCGATCACAAGGCCGCCATGGGATTCATCTACGTCTGGGGACTGCCTGACCAGACCGCAGCCAGGGCCCACCAGGGTAAGAAACAGTGA
- a CDS encoding N-acetyl-gamma-glutamyl-phosphate reductase ArgC, producing MTYRVGIIGGTGYTGSELSRLLVRHPDVELAALTSRSNAGVKVSKVNTFLKGYTDIEFTEKISDTKDLDFVMVATPRGVAMDEVPALMEQGIKCIDLSGDYRLKDPAEYEKWYGKAHSDTKYLKDAVFGLPELFRDKIKGADLVANPGCYATSAILAIAPLMKSGLVYPDVFVDGKSGTSGAGMKPSERLHHPTCGESVIPYSITTHRHQPEIDMAVDMFAGGKTDVMFVPHLVPIVRGIISSCYFRLKKEATQEQVDEIYEKQYGAERFVDYVPEPSIRAVVGSNHAQVGSKVFGDRAVAFGVLDNLTKGAAGQAVQNMNLMLGLDEAAGLDFPGLGV from the coding sequence GTGACTTACAGAGTAGGCATCATAGGAGGAACAGGCTATACAGGCAGTGAACTCTCCCGCCTGCTGGTCAGGCATCCCGATGTGGAACTGGCGGCACTCACGTCCCGTTCGAACGCGGGAGTGAAGGTCTCCAAGGTCAACACCTTCCTCAAGGGATACACCGACATCGAGTTCACCGAGAAGATCTCCGACACCAAGGACCTGGACTTCGTAATGGTCGCCACCCCCCGCGGAGTAGCCATGGACGAGGTCCCGGCACTCATGGAGCAGGGCATCAAATGCATCGATCTCTCCGGGGACTACCGCCTGAAGGATCCCGCCGAGTACGAGAAATGGTACGGGAAGGCACACAGCGACACCAAGTATCTCAAGGATGCGGTGTTCGGTCTCCCAGAGCTCTTCCGCGACAAGATCAAGGGAGCGGACCTGGTGGCCAACCCCGGCTGCTATGCGACCTCCGCCATCCTGGCGATAGCCCCGCTGATGAAGTCCGGTCTGGTATACCCAGACGTCTTTGTCGACGGAAAGAGCGGTACCTCCGGAGCGGGTATGAAGCCTTCCGAGCGCCTGCACCACCCCACCTGCGGGGAGTCCGTGATCCCCTACAGCATCACGACCCACCGCCACCAGCCGGAGATTGACATGGCCGTCGACATGTTCGCCGGAGGGAAGACCGACGTGATGTTCGTCCCCCACCTGGTGCCCATCGTCCGCGGAATCATCTCCTCCTGCTACTTCCGCTTGAAAAAAGAGGCGACGCAGGAGCAGGTCGACGAGATTTACGAGAAACAGTACGGAGCAGAACGCTTCGTGGACTATGTCCCGGAGCCTTCAATCCGCGCCGTGGTGGGATCGAACCACGCACAGGTCGGATCGAAGGTGTTCGGGGACCGTGCCGTGGCCTTCGGAGTCCTTGACAACCTCACCAAGGGCGCCGCGGGACAGGCCGTACAGAATATGAACCTGATGCTGGGACTTGACGAGGCCGCGGGCCTCGACTTCCCCGGATTGGGAGTGTGA
- a CDS encoding bifunctional ornithine acetyltransferase/N-acetylglutamate synthase protein ArgJ, whose protein sequence is MVEIIEGGITTPQGFKAAGVHSGVKYRSLDMGLLYSQVPATAFCAFTSNNVKAAPVQLMMNDASEKLSAVIINSGNANALTGRRGYEDAQTMQKLVAAELNVEPSQVGVMSTGLIGRFMDMPKITFGISKAVKALNVGRDADNLICEAIMTTDTIKKECAVRVRLEDGTLVNVSMISKGSGMISPHMKALHGTTLSLITTDAVLTPAFYKHFQEILDDSMNMVSVDGDQSTNDTCIMMANGLAGGKPADEDPNFLDAMRILTTKIARTIAMDGEGATKLITVEVKGAETKEDAKKVIKTIINSPLVKSAIFGSDPNYGRVMMAVGNSGAKFSLNDVHLTIKGGDMMVDILDSGAPVFQDETSVEAVRMTMDNKEVILQLDLGVGNASATGWGCDLTYDYVRINAEYAT, encoded by the coding sequence ATGGTAGAGATAATAGAGGGAGGAATAACCACTCCCCAGGGATTCAAAGCGGCCGGAGTTCACTCCGGAGTCAAATACCGCTCGCTAGATATGGGATTGCTTTACTCGCAGGTCCCCGCCACCGCCTTCTGCGCCTTCACCTCCAACAACGTGAAGGCCGCACCTGTGCAGCTTATGATGAATGACGCCTCGGAGAAGCTCTCCGCCGTCATCATCAACAGCGGTAACGCCAACGCCCTCACAGGGCGCAGGGGATACGAGGATGCGCAGACCATGCAGAAACTGGTCGCCGCAGAGCTCAACGTGGAGCCTTCGCAGGTCGGAGTCATGTCCACCGGACTCATCGGACGCTTCATGGACATGCCCAAGATCACCTTCGGAATCAGCAAGGCGGTCAAGGCACTGAATGTCGGACGCGACGCTGACAATCTGATTTGCGAGGCAATCATGACCACCGACACTATCAAGAAGGAATGCGCCGTGCGCGTCCGCCTCGAGGACGGTACCCTTGTCAACGTCTCCATGATTTCCAAGGGAAGCGGAATGATCTCCCCCCACATGAAGGCCCTGCACGGAACCACCCTCTCGCTGATCACCACCGACGCGGTGCTCACCCCCGCGTTCTACAAGCACTTCCAGGAGATCCTGGATGATTCCATGAACATGGTCTCCGTGGACGGCGACCAGTCCACCAACGACACCTGCATCATGATGGCCAACGGACTTGCCGGGGGCAAACCCGCCGACGAGGACCCCAACTTCCTGGATGCCATGCGCATCCTGACCACCAAGATCGCACGCACCATCGCCATGGACGGAGAAGGAGCCACCAAGCTCATCACCGTCGAGGTCAAGGGTGCTGAGACCAAGGAAGACGCCAAGAAGGTCATCAAGACCATCATCAACTCCCCGCTGGTGAAGTCGGCCATCTTCGGTTCCGACCCCAACTACGGACGTGTCATGATGGCTGTCGGCAACAGCGGCGCCAAGTTCAGTCTCAACGACGTGCACCTCACCATCAAGGGAGGCGACATGATGGTCGACATCCTCGACTCCGGAGCACCCGTCTTCCAGGACGAGACTTCCGTAGAGGCTGTCCGCATGACCATGGACAACAAGGAGGTCATCCTTCAGCTCGACCTCGGAGTAGGTAACGCATCCGCCACCGGATGGGGATGCGACCTCACCTACGATTATGTCCGCATCAACGCGGAGTATGCGACCTGA
- a CDS encoding acetylglutamate kinase ArgB, translating to MRDIYLLKFGGNALDGAEGLRRLAHEVADLVEKGISIVMVHGGGPAISAEMERLGMKPVKVAGVRVTDEAGLEVAEKVLRQINGEVVSALEEAGVKAIGLPGYFCTECERKKPYTAVEDGKEITVDLGLVGEVVSVDEQTIFDLVDEKVVPVVYPIGGMAVDDKVQHLNVNADTMAAGIAAGIKCREMIAITDVPGILRDVHDPSSKIDKVTFADLDALIADGTVSGGMVPKVEACRKAVNAGARIVRMVNGRDPENIITDIIINGAPKGTLIVKE from the coding sequence ATGCGCGACATATATCTCCTCAAATTCGGAGGCAACGCTCTCGACGGTGCCGAGGGTTTGAGACGTCTGGCACATGAGGTCGCAGACCTCGTGGAGAAAGGGATCTCCATCGTCATGGTGCACGGCGGAGGACCTGCCATCAGCGCCGAGATGGAGAGGCTCGGCATGAAACCCGTCAAGGTCGCGGGCGTAAGAGTAACCGACGAGGCAGGTCTCGAAGTGGCCGAGAAGGTGCTCAGGCAGATCAACGGGGAAGTAGTATCCGCCCTCGAAGAAGCAGGAGTGAAAGCAATCGGACTACCCGGTTACTTCTGCACCGAGTGCGAGCGCAAGAAACCCTACACCGCCGTCGAGGATGGCAAGGAGATAACGGTGGATTTGGGTCTTGTCGGAGAGGTAGTCTCCGTGGATGAACAGACAATCTTCGACCTGGTGGACGAGAAGGTTGTTCCCGTGGTGTATCCCATCGGCGGCATGGCCGTAGACGACAAGGTGCAGCACCTCAACGTCAACGCAGACACCATGGCAGCCGGAATCGCGGCCGGAATCAAATGCAGGGAGATGATCGCCATCACCGACGTCCCCGGAATCCTCCGGGACGTGCACGACCCCTCCTCCAAGATAGACAAGGTCACCTTCGCGGACCTGGACGCCCTGATTGCCGACGGAACGGTGTCGGGCGGAATGGTCCCCAAGGTGGAAGCCTGCCGCAAGGCAGTGAATGCCGGGGCCAGGATCGTTCGCATGGTGAACGGACGCGACCCCGAGAACATAATCACAGACATAATCATCAACGGTGCCCCCAAGGGTACCCTCATAGTAAAAGAGTGA
- a CDS encoding acetylornithine aminotransferase ArgD: MDFQTVKELGSKYLFQNYGRMDIAFERGEGCYLYDTKGREYLDCAAGIAVNSLGHSHPEWVKAMRDQVSHLVHVSNLYYIEEQVMLAQRMNTITPDSITRSLFVNSGAEANEAALKTAVRYTKRGKILSALNGFHGRTSASLGATGQTKYQASFEPLISDAYRYYTYNDLESVKKLMDRDTAALMVEGIQGEGGVICATPEFLHGIRDLCDDNGTLMIVDEVQTGMGRTGKWWCMDHYGIVPDIITSAKGLAAGMPIGAIMTTDEIASVMTPGTHGSTFGGNPLVCASGCSVIDIINRQRLLENVETVGKAWMSDLKALKCSKIKEVRGLGFLIGVEMDSEATAAAVKKYMFDHNILVNVAHGKTLRLMPPLIFTMDQKDKFMNVFKEALKQ; the protein is encoded by the coding sequence ATGGATTTCCAAACAGTAAAGGAGCTCGGCTCCAAATATCTCTTCCAGAACTACGGACGCATGGACATCGCGTTCGAACGCGGAGAGGGGTGCTACCTCTACGATACCAAAGGCCGCGAATATCTCGACTGCGCGGCAGGTATCGCGGTTAACTCCCTCGGACACTCCCACCCCGAGTGGGTCAAGGCCATGCGCGACCAGGTTTCCCACCTAGTCCACGTATCGAACCTGTACTACATCGAGGAACAGGTCATGCTGGCACAGCGCATGAATACCATCACGCCGGACAGCATCACCCGCTCGCTGTTCGTCAACAGCGGGGCAGAAGCCAATGAGGCAGCGCTCAAGACCGCTGTCCGCTACACCAAGCGCGGAAAGATCCTTTCCGCCCTGAACGGATTCCACGGACGCACCTCCGCATCGCTGGGAGCAACCGGACAGACCAAGTACCAGGCCAGTTTCGAGCCTCTCATCAGCGATGCCTACCGCTACTACACCTACAACGATCTGGAGTCTGTAAAGAAGCTGATGGACCGCGACACCGCCGCTCTCATGGTCGAAGGAATCCAGGGAGAGGGAGGGGTCATATGTGCCACTCCCGAGTTCCTGCACGGTATCCGCGACCTCTGCGACGACAACGGAACCCTGATGATCGTCGACGAGGTTCAGACTGGTATGGGACGTACCGGCAAATGGTGGTGCATGGACCACTACGGCATTGTGCCAGACATCATAACTTCCGCCAAGGGACTCGCAGCGGGAATGCCCATCGGAGCCATCATGACCACCGATGAGATCGCCTCCGTCATGACTCCCGGAACTCACGGTTCTACTTTCGGAGGAAACCCCCTGGTCTGCGCATCCGGATGCTCCGTCATCGACATCATCAACCGCCAGCGCCTCCTCGAGAACGTCGAGACCGTCGGCAAGGCATGGATGTCCGATCTGAAAGCGCTGAAATGCTCCAAGATCAAGGAGGTCCGCGGACTCGGATTCCTCATCGGAGTCGAGATGGATTCGGAAGCCACCGCAGCCGCCGTGAAGAAGTACATGTTCGACCACAACATCCTGGTCAATGTCGCACACGGCAAGACCCTGCGTCTGATGCCTCCGCTGATCTTCACCATGGATCAGAAAGACAAGTTCATGAACGTCTTCAAAGAAGCACTCAAACAGTAA